The Dehalococcoidia bacterium genome segment TCGAGCATCTCGATGTGGGCCCTGGCGTACTCGCTGGCGATCCGGCGCGTGACCTCCGGCGAGATCGTCGACATGTCGATGTGAACCAGGCGCGGCCCCCGGTCGCCGATGCGGGCTTCGCGGTCAAACACCTCCCCGACGCCGTGGATGATGCCGCGTTCGCCCAGGGCGACCTCCTCGACATCCGGGGAGTCGCCGACCATGGTGATGACCACATCGCTCCGCGAGGCGACGTCCGCGGGCGAAGCGCCCTCAGCCGCGCCGGCCGTGACGAGCGCTTCTATACCGGCCCGGCTGCGGTTCCAGACCGTAAGCTGATGGCCGGCGGCGATGAGGTGCTTCGCCATCGGCCGTCCCATGATCCCCAGCCCAATGAAGCCAACGCGCATTGCGCCACCTCCGCCTTCGTGAGTGATACTCTGACGCTCGCATCATCGTTCGACGCGGCGGAGCGCTCAACACGGAGAGAGGCAGGCATGAGACGGAACGCAGTCAAGCAGAAGTGGCGGGAGGGCAAGGTCGCGGTCGGCGGCTGGCTTTCGATACCCAGCACCTACACGGCCGAGATCATGGCCCACCAGGGCTTCGACTGGCTCTGCGTCGACACCCAGCACGGCATGATCGACTACTCCGCCGCCGTGCCCATGCTGCAGGCTATCTCGACCACGGACACGGTGCCCTTCGTCCGCGTGCCCTGGAATGAGCCCTCGATCATCATGAAGTACCTGGACGCGGGCGCCTACGGCATCATCGTGCCCATGGTGAACAACCGTCGTGAGGCCGAGGCGGCCGTCGCCGCCTGCCGCTATCCCCCCGATGGCATCCGCAGCTTCGGCCCCAATCGCGTGACCCTTTACGCCGGCGCCGGCTATGCCAGCGAGGCCAACGCCGAGGTCGCGTGCGTCGTCATGATCGAGACCGCGGAGGCGATCGAGAAGCTGGACGAGATCCTGGGCACGCCGGGCGTCGACGCCGCGTACATAGGCCCCGCTGACCTGAGCCTGGCGATCGGCTTGCCGCCCCGGGGGGACAACGATGACCCGAAGCACGTGGCGACCGTCGGGCGCATCCGCGAAGCCTGCGAGCGCCACGGCGTCATCCCGGGCATCCACTGCGCGAGCTCGAAGTTCGCGGCTGCCAAGGCCAGCGAAGGGTTCAAGATGGTGATGCTCACCTCAGACGTCGCCGGAGTGTCGGCGCACGCCTCGCGCCTGCTGGCGGAGATGAAGGGCGCGGTTGCGCAATCGCCCGGGAGTGGCAACCCTTACGGGTAGCCGCCTGCGGCACAATCTCCGCCATTGCGGCGCGGTAGCCGGGAACATCGGCGGAGGGCAGGACTGGCGATGGGCGAGGACGCGGGCGCGCGACACTCTCCGGCATTCATGGCCTCAGAATGACCGGCGGCGCGGCGTCCCGAGACGGAGGGCCTACGGGGAGGAACCATGGCGGACGAAGGCGACATCAGAGTAGACCCGGACCGCCTGCACGCGCTGGGCGTGCGGGCGCTGGTGTGTGCCGGCGTGCCGGAAGAGCACGCGCGCTGGACGGCAGACGTCCTCCTCACTTCGGACCTGCGCGGCATCGAGTCGCACGGCTTCGCGCGCTTCGCTGACTTCTACGTCAACCGCGCCAGGCAGGGGCTGCTGAACGTCAACCCCAGGGTCCGCGTCGTCCAGGAGACGGCCTCCGCGGCGACGGTGGACGGCGACGGAGGCCTCGGCTTCGTGGCGAGCACGATCGCCATGCGGCTCGCGATCCAGAAGGCGCGCGAGACCGGCGTCGGCATGGTCAGCGTGCGCAACAGCACGCACCATGGTCCGGCCTCGCCCTATGCCCTCATGGCGGTGCCGGAGAACATGATCGGCATCTCGATGACGACTGGCGGCAACGGCGTCGTGCCGCCAGGCGGGTCGAAGCGAGCGTATGGACTCAACGCCATGTCGGTTGCCGCGCCGATGCGTCCGCCGCAGGCGCCCTGGTGCCTCGACATGGCCACCTCCGTGGTCGCCGCGGGCAAGTTCGAGATCGCCCGGCGGCGCGGCAAGCCGGTACCGGAGGGCTGGGCGATCGACGGCGAAGGCAAGCCCATCATGGACCCGCTCCAGTACTACAATCCCGAGCGCGGCGGCGGGATCCTGCCCCTGGGGAGCTACATCGAGACGGGCGCGTGGAAGGGCTTCGGCCTGGCCATCATGGTCGATATCCTCACGGGCATTCTCAGCGGCGGCCACTCGAGCGCTGAACTGCCGCAGCGCGCCGCGAACCACTTCTTCGGCGCCTTGCGCATCGATGCCTTCACGACAATCGAGTCCTTCTACGACCAGATGGACTCGATGAAAGCGACGTTACGCGCCGCCCCGCGCCTGCCAGGCGCCGGGCCCCTGACCTTCGCCGGCGAGCCGGAGGCCGAGTTCGAAGCGGACTGCCGCAAGCACGGCATCCCCTACCACCCCTCGATCATCGAGAGCCTGCGCAAGATGTGCGCCGACCTGGGGATCGAATTCGACCTCGACCTGCCGGCGGCCTAGCGAGCAAGCCCTGCCCTACGGACACACATCCGGCGTCCATGCAGGAGCGAAATAATCTGCGCGAATCCGTGCTAATCTGTGGCCGATTCCCCGGCAATCACGACGACCACTATGGACACATATAAGGCGATCATTTCCAAGCGAGATACGAGGGCTTATCTGGACCGGCCCATCCCCGACGAAATCGTGCACCGCATCCTGAACGCCGGGCGCATGGCGGGCAGCTCGAAGAACAGCCAGCCTTGCCGCTTCATCGTGATGCGCGACCGCGTGGGCATCGAGCGGCTGGCGGCCTGCGGCGACTTCACGGCGCCGATGCGGTCGGCGCCGCTGGTCGTCGCGATACTCCTCCAGGAGGGCTGGCGTCCCTTCGACGTCGGCCGCGCGGCGCAGAACATGATGCTCGCGGCCTGGAACGAGGGGATCACCTCCTGTCCCGTCGGCATTCAGCGCGTGGATGAGGGCCGCAAGGCCGTCGGCGCGCCGGATGAGTTCGAGGTGCACATGGTGGTGTGTTTCGGCTACCCGGACCCCTCTACGCCGCTATCACGCGGTCAGAGCCGGCGCCGCCTGGACGAACTGGTGCACTGGGAGCGCTGGTGAGCGCGCTCGGACCCGTGATCCTCGCCGGTGGCGCCGAGTTCGACGAGCGTATGGCCGCGGCTGACCGCGCCTGGCTGGCGGCGAGGAGCATCGGCGTCCCTCGGGTGGGCGTGTTCCCGACGGCGAACGACGAGCGCCCGGACAGGGCGGCGGCGAACGGCGCGGCGCACTTCCGCCGTCTTGCCACCCACGCGGAACCGGTGATGGTGACCACGCGGGCCACCACGGCCGAGGAGCGAGTGCTGAACCAGATCTCGAAGCTGGACTTCGCTTACTTCGCCGGCGGGAACCCACTCCACCTGGCGGCGACGCTGGCCGGCTCGCCGGCGTGGCAGGCGCTGGCCGGGCGCTGGCGCGCCGGCATGGGCCTCGGCGGCTCGAGCGCCGGGGCCATGGTCCTCGGCGAGCGCATATTCCTCCGCGGCGACTGGGCAGACGCCCTCCGCCTGCTGCCGGGGTGCGTCATTTTGCCGCACTTCAACCGCTGGGAGGCGCACGCAGTGGAGCGCGCGCGGGAGGCGCTGGCCGCCGAGGGCCTGGTCGGACTCGGCATCGACGAATCGACCGCCCTTGTCTGGTCGCCGGCGTCCGGCTGGGCGGTCGCGGGGCCAGGTATGGTGACCGTCCTCGACGGCGCTGGCCTCCGCCGCTACTCTTCTGGCCAATCGCCGCTTGGCCCACCGGAGCCAGCGGCGTGAAGGAGGCCAGGAGGCCGATCAGTCTCTGACGTTTACGAGGTCCCCGTAGTCCTGGTAGAGCTTCCGGATCTTCGGGTCGATCACGATCATGCAGTACGGGTTCAGCATCCGGTTCCGCTCGTAGTAGTCGCGGTGGTAGCTCTCCGCCGGATAGAACTCCGAGGCGGGCTTGACCTCCGTGACGACAGGGTCTTGATAGACGCCGGAGGCGTTCACTTCGGCGATGACTTCTTCTGCTGTCCGCCGCTGGTCTTCATCGTGGTAGTAGATGGCGGAGCGGTACTGGGTGCCGTAGTCCTCTCCCTGCCGGTTGAGGGTAGTGGGGTCGTGGAGGTGGAAGAAGACATCGAGAAGGGTGCGGTAGGAGATGACGTCCGGGTCGAAGGTTATCTCGACCGCCTCGGCATGCCCGGTGGAACCATCACAGACGGCCTCGTAGCTCGGGTTGGGGACGTGGCCGCCGGTGTAACCGGGGACCGCGGAATGGACGCCCTTGAGCCGGCGAAAGACGGCCTCGGTGCACCAGAAGCAGCCGCCAGCCAGGGTCGCCTTCTCCGTCATGCCATCCTCCTGTTCCAAGTCCCGTGAGC includes the following:
- a CDS encoding Type 1 glutamine amidotransferase-like domain-containing protein, producing the protein MSALGPVILAGGAEFDERMAAADRAWLAARSIGVPRVGVFPTANDERPDRAAANGAAHFRRLATHAEPVMVTTRATTAEERVLNQISKLDFAYFAGGNPLHLAATLAGSPAWQALAGRWRAGMGLGGSSAGAMVLGERIFLRGDWADALRLLPGCVILPHFNRWEAHAVERAREALAAEGLVGLGIDESTALVWSPASGWAVAGPGMVTVLDGAGLRRYSSGQSPLGPPEPAA
- the msrA gene encoding peptide-methionine (S)-S-oxide reductase MsrA; translated protein: MTEKATLAGGCFWCTEAVFRRLKGVHSAVPGYTGGHVPNPSYEAVCDGSTGHAEAVEITFDPDVISYRTLLDVFFHLHDPTTLNRQGEDYGTQYRSAIYYHDEDQRRTAEEVIAEVNASGVYQDPVVTEVKPASEFYPAESYHRDYYERNRMLNPYCMIVIDPKIRKLYQDYGDLVNVRD
- a CDS encoding Ldh family oxidoreductase, which translates into the protein MADEGDIRVDPDRLHALGVRALVCAGVPEEHARWTADVLLTSDLRGIESHGFARFADFYVNRARQGLLNVNPRVRVVQETASAATVDGDGGLGFVASTIAMRLAIQKARETGVGMVSVRNSTHHGPASPYALMAVPENMIGISMTTGGNGVVPPGGSKRAYGLNAMSVAAPMRPPQAPWCLDMATSVVAAGKFEIARRRGKPVPEGWAIDGEGKPIMDPLQYYNPERGGGILPLGSYIETGAWKGFGLAIMVDILTGILSGGHSSAELPQRAANHFFGALRIDAFTTIESFYDQMDSMKATLRAAPRLPGAGPLTFAGEPEAEFEADCRKHGIPYHPSIIESLRKMCADLGIEFDLDLPAA
- a CDS encoding nitroreductase; amino-acid sequence: MDTYKAIISKRDTRAYLDRPIPDEIVHRILNAGRMAGSSKNSQPCRFIVMRDRVGIERLAACGDFTAPMRSAPLVVAILLQEGWRPFDVGRAAQNMMLAAWNEGITSCPVGIQRVDEGRKAVGAPDEFEVHMVVCFGYPDPSTPLSRGQSRRRLDELVHWERW
- a CDS encoding aldolase/citrate lyase family protein; this translates as MRRNAVKQKWREGKVAVGGWLSIPSTYTAEIMAHQGFDWLCVDTQHGMIDYSAAVPMLQAISTTDTVPFVRVPWNEPSIIMKYLDAGAYGIIVPMVNNRREAEAAVAACRYPPDGIRSFGPNRVTLYAGAGYASEANAEVACVVMIETAEAIEKLDEILGTPGVDAAYIGPADLSLAIGLPPRGDNDDPKHVATVGRIREACERHGVIPGIHCASSKFAAAKASEGFKMVMLTSDVAGVSAHASRLLAEMKGAVAQSPGSGNPYG